One bacterium DNA window includes the following coding sequences:
- a CDS encoding GGDEF domain-containing protein, with translation MSDTPTTVRDLMAPAPDPIRVSTTVGAAIDLIRAGSLAGLPVVEGDRVVGFVTPVQLLRQPLYRMVAEIMITDLTPATPELPLSYAYNLLTRQQVEVLPVVEEGRLVGLLSLMAILEARNQERDPLTGLPWAAGLRSWTMAALGRGEEVVILFVDMDNFRIVNKALGHVVGDDIVRSVAYLLGTCVDRSTDFLCRYAGDEFAIATIRRSEDARALAQRLRETISLPVEIEGREERVTASVGLAGGRRVEPRTAAHIASTVEDLITLASRGSTLAKESGKGIIHHSRSGEERALRAAGRRAPVVDARFRMETAAVTTEAHQSTAVVGLGLGSRTVRGTASARVVGRGVPFLVAEATLGGVAQVIGAEFGFLLEDLSLLPSEGETVAVAILAAGAASAERLVGSARAADPHVAVARAVLNALNRRIGRMLADALRAGPPPDGSVPQAVDPAVLSGERVPQS, from the coding sequence ATGAGCGATACGCCGACGACCGTTCGGGACCTCATGGCGCCGGCGCCCGATCCGATCCGCGTTTCGACGACGGTGGGAGCGGCGATCGACCTGATCCGAGCGGGCAGCCTGGCCGGCCTCCCGGTGGTGGAAGGCGATCGCGTCGTTGGGTTTGTTACCCCTGTCCAGTTGCTCCGCCAGCCGCTCTACCGGATGGTGGCGGAGATCATGATCACCGACCTGACGCCCGCCACCCCAGAACTGCCCCTGTCGTACGCGTACAACCTGCTCACCCGCCAGCAGGTAGAGGTCCTCCCCGTGGTCGAGGAGGGGCGGCTGGTCGGGCTGCTCTCGCTGATGGCCATTCTCGAGGCCAGAAACCAGGAGCGGGATCCGCTCACCGGCCTGCCTTGGGCCGCTGGGCTGCGGAGTTGGACCATGGCCGCGCTCGGCCGCGGCGAAGAGGTGGTGATCCTGTTCGTCGATATGGACAACTTCCGGATCGTCAACAAGGCCCTCGGGCACGTCGTCGGAGACGACATCGTCCGATCGGTGGCCTACCTGCTCGGCACCTGCGTGGACCGATCAACCGACTTTCTGTGTCGGTACGCCGGCGACGAATTCGCCATCGCCACGATCCGGAGGAGCGAGGACGCGCGGGCCCTGGCGCAGCGGCTGCGGGAGACCATCAGCCTCCCGGTGGAGATCGAGGGACGTGAGGAGCGGGTCACCGCGAGCGTGGGGCTGGCGGGGGGTCGCCGTGTAGAGCCGCGGACCGCCGCACACATCGCCTCGACGGTGGAGGACCTAATCACGCTGGCCAGCCGGGGATCCACGCTGGCGAAGGAATCCGGCAAGGGCATCATCCACCACAGTCGAAGCGGGGAGGAACGCGCCCTGCGCGCGGCCGGCCGGCGGGCCCCCGTCGTCGACGCGCGGTTTCGGATGGAGACCGCGGCCGTCACCACGGAGGCGCACCAGAGCACCGCTGTGGTGGGGCTAGGTCTGGGGAGCCGCACGGTCCGCGGAACGGCATCGGCTCGAGTTGTCGGACGCGGAGTGCCCTTTCTCGTGGCGGAGGCCACGCTGGGGGGGGTCGCGCAGGTGATCGGGGCCGAGTTCGGATTTCTGCTGGAGGATCTCTCCCTGTTGCCGTCCGAGGGCGAGACGGTCGCCGTGGCGATCCTGGCCGCGGGCGCCGCCTCGGCGGAGCGGTTGGTGGGGAGCGCCCGGGCCGCCGATCCGCATGTAGCCGTGGCGCGGGCGGTGCTGAACGCGCTCAACCGCCGCATCGGCCGCATGCTGGCCGACGCGCTCCGCGCCGGGCCGCCGCCCGACGGCAGCGTCCCCCAAGCGGTGGACCCCGCGGTCTTGTCAGGCGAGCGCGTTCCCCAGTCCTAA
- a CDS encoding ABC transporter ATP-binding protein translates to MRGITKRFPGLIANDGVNFELARGEIHALLGENGAGKSTLMKILYGFYQPDEGEVRIRGMPVRFRSPRDALASGLGMVFQQFMLVPSLSVTENVLLSLPRSGVRLDRGEASSRIRALAVRYGMAVEPAARVWQLSVGEQQRVEILKLLARGAEILILDEPTAVLTPQVARDLFSTLRRLAAEGRAVVIITHKLSEVMAVADRVTVLRGGRHVATVETARTTPRALARMMVGRESFDQLTRDAVPVGPEVLAVEDLRGLNDRALPALRGISLAVHAGEVVGVAGVAGNGQRELGEIVAGLRRPTGGRVRIDGRDRTHTTVLEVLRSGVGHIPEDRLAMGVAPNLSIEDNLLLKDYRAPEFGRGPFLDRRAVRRHASRLIAEFGIRTPDPRNPARTLSGGNLQRLILAREIANRPRLILAFHPTRGLDVGATETVHQMILSQRRAGAAVLLISEDLDEILLLSDRIAVIYAGALVDTVRAGDVTVEELGLMMAGVRGPAVEGEGPS, encoded by the coding sequence ATGCGGGGGATCACGAAGCGGTTCCCCGGGTTGATCGCCAACGACGGCGTGAACTTTGAGCTCGCCCGCGGGGAGATTCACGCCCTGCTCGGCGAGAACGGGGCGGGCAAGTCCACCTTGATGAAGATCCTCTACGGGTTTTACCAACCGGACGAGGGGGAGGTGCGCATCCGGGGGATGCCGGTGCGGTTTCGATCCCCGCGCGACGCCCTGGCGAGCGGGCTCGGGATGGTCTTCCAGCAGTTCATGCTCGTTCCGTCCCTTTCGGTGACGGAAAACGTTCTGCTCAGCCTCCCCCGATCGGGGGTCCGCCTCGACCGGGGGGAGGCCTCCTCTCGGATCAGGGCCCTCGCCGTCCGATATGGGATGGCGGTCGAGCCGGCCGCGCGCGTCTGGCAGCTGAGCGTGGGGGAGCAGCAACGCGTCGAGATCCTCAAACTGCTGGCGCGCGGGGCCGAGATCTTGATTCTCGACGAGCCCACCGCGGTGCTCACCCCTCAGGTGGCGCGCGATCTCTTCTCGACGCTGCGCCGCTTGGCCGCCGAGGGCCGGGCGGTCGTCATCATCACCCACAAGCTCTCGGAGGTGATGGCGGTGGCCGATCGGGTCACGGTGCTGCGGGGCGGACGGCACGTCGCCACGGTGGAAACCGCCCGGACCACCCCCCGGGCGCTGGCGCGGATGATGGTCGGGCGTGAGTCGTTCGATCAGCTGACGCGCGATGCCGTCCCGGTCGGTCCAGAAGTGCTGGCGGTCGAAGACCTCCGGGGGCTGAACGACCGCGCGCTCCCTGCCCTCCGCGGGATCTCCCTCGCGGTGCACGCCGGCGAGGTGGTGGGCGTCGCCGGGGTCGCGGGGAACGGGCAGCGCGAACTCGGGGAGATCGTCGCGGGGCTGCGCCGCCCGACCGGAGGGCGGGTCCGCATCGATGGGCGGGATCGAACGCACACCACCGTCCTTGAGGTGCTTCGGAGCGGCGTGGGGCACATCCCCGAGGACCGGCTGGCGATGGGCGTGGCGCCGAACCTGAGCATCGAGGACAACCTGCTGCTCAAGGACTACCGGGCCCCGGAGTTTGGCCGAGGGCCGTTTCTCGACCGGCGCGCGGTCCGACGACACGCCAGCCGGCTGATCGCGGAGTTCGGCATCCGCACCCCGGACCCGCGGAACCCCGCCCGGACGCTGTCGGGCGGGAACCTCCAGCGCCTGATCCTGGCGCGTGAGATCGCGAATCGGCCCCGGCTGATTTTGGCGTTTCACCCGACGCGCGGGTTGGACGTGGGGGCGACGGAGACCGTGCACCAGATGATCTTGTCCCAGCGCCGCGCGGGAGCGGCGGTGCTGCTGATCTCCGAGGATCTCGACGAGATCCTGCTGCTGAGCGACCGCATCGCGGTGATCTACGCCGGGGCGCTCGTCGATACCGTTCGCGCCGGCGACGTGACCGTCGAGGAGTTGGGCCTGATGATGGCGGGGGTGCGGGGCCCCGCTGTGGAGGGGGAGGGTCCATCGTGA
- a CDS encoding ABC transporter permease has product MDRAELGLGESLRPPALPPTMRARSGGVGRLVRRSPVVAIGAVLIVVVVLLALAAQFIAPYSPVAQIAQPLLRPGPGFLAGTDELGRDELSRLIFGAQVSLYVGILAVSIALAGGATSGILAGFYGGWVDNALMRVMDVLFSLPAIVLAIAITSILRPSLTNAMIAIGIVYAPTFARIARGPTLAVVNLAYIEAARAVGVPNWKIMLRHVLPNISAPLIVQTTVSLSTAILTEAALSFLGLGTQPPTASWGLMLSAARQYMLIDPWIAIFPGVAIALTVLGFNLLGDGLRDLLDPRIRTV; this is encoded by the coding sequence ATGGATAGGGCGGAGCTGGGACTCGGGGAGTCGTTGCGGCCGCCCGCGCTGCCCCCCACGATGCGGGCGCGGTCGGGAGGAGTGGGGCGTCTGGTGCGGCGCAGCCCCGTCGTGGCGATCGGCGCCGTCCTCATCGTCGTGGTCGTCCTCTTGGCGCTCGCCGCGCAATTCATTGCGCCGTACAGTCCGGTCGCCCAGATCGCCCAACCGCTGCTGCGGCCGGGGCCCGGGTTTCTCGCCGGCACGGATGAACTGGGACGGGACGAACTGAGCCGGCTGATCTTCGGAGCGCAGGTGTCGCTGTACGTCGGGATCCTGGCCGTGTCCATTGCCCTCGCCGGCGGAGCGACCTCGGGGATCCTGGCGGGGTTCTACGGGGGGTGGGTCGACAACGCCCTGATGCGGGTGATGGACGTCCTGTTCTCGCTCCCGGCGATCGTCCTGGCGATCGCCATCACGAGCATCCTCCGGCCCAGCCTCACGAACGCCATGATCGCGATCGGCATCGTCTATGCGCCGACCTTTGCCCGGATCGCGCGGGGGCCGACCCTGGCCGTGGTGAACCTCGCGTACATCGAGGCCGCGCGCGCGGTGGGGGTCCCCAACTGGAAGATCATGCTCCGGCACGTTCTGCCGAACATCTCCGCTCCCTTGATCGTCCAAACCACGGTCTCGCTGTCGACCGCGATCCTCACGGAGGCGGCGCTGAGCTTCCTCGGCCTGGGCACCCAACCCCCCACGGCGTCGTGGGGGCTGATGCTGAGCGCGGCGCGGCAGTACATGTTGATCGACCCTTGGATCGCGATCTTTCCTGGAGTGGCGATCGCCCTGACCGTTCTCGGATTCAACCTCCTGGGGGACGGCCTGCGCGATCTTCTCGACCCGCGGATCCGCACGGTCTAG
- a CDS encoding ATP-binding protein has product MPRGRVGRTPKRRRMTPSSGEAVRPSEPWDAGMGIAGLREQPRPAAPVQVDAAAGPDDDLHDLRTAFLHATGADRCVIKLAPNWRRVVGHWLNLPAGERDEFFKADPSTAAAVSAGRDGTKGEARGNLRLGKMSAAQIIVTTNDRRVMDRVIPGLTALMPRVAARLCFRWLRDEAHAVERRRLIEILHDGPLQAATAAKIRLRASRQFVGDPRAAEALDEAIALTGQVIRAMREVLADRVRPGPDSLGSRMRQAGERWSKMTGVRVHIALSDEAEDPAQFSEEALDAAAHVVGEGIVNAWKHGDATQVSISCHPHDGGMLLTLSDDGGHRPPSAPDPDPNGTRMGLRLLRARIRELGGRFDARPGQEGGTIVEAWLPLSLEPSGTPQ; this is encoded by the coding sequence GTGCCGCGGGGTCGCGTGGGGCGGACCCCCAAGCGCCGACGGATGACCCCGTCGAGCGGAGAAGCGGTGCGTCCGAGCGAGCCGTGGGACGCCGGGATGGGGATCGCCGGCCTCCGGGAGCAGCCGCGGCCGGCCGCGCCCGTGCAGGTGGATGCCGCCGCCGGCCCGGACGATGATCTGCACGATCTGCGGACCGCGTTCCTTCACGCAACCGGGGCCGATCGCTGCGTGATCAAATTGGCGCCGAACTGGCGGCGGGTCGTCGGCCACTGGCTCAACCTCCCGGCCGGCGAGCGGGATGAGTTTTTCAAAGCGGATCCCTCGACGGCCGCTGCGGTTTCCGCCGGGCGCGACGGGACGAAGGGCGAGGCCCGGGGCAACCTTCGTCTGGGAAAGATGTCCGCCGCGCAGATTATCGTGACGACGAACGATCGTCGGGTCATGGACCGGGTCATCCCCGGCCTCACCGCACTCATGCCGCGGGTCGCCGCTCGACTGTGTTTCCGCTGGTTGCGCGACGAAGCTCACGCCGTCGAGCGGCGCCGTCTCATCGAGATCCTCCACGACGGACCCCTGCAGGCGGCCACGGCCGCCAAGATCCGACTCCGGGCGAGCCGGCAGTTCGTCGGCGATCCCCGCGCGGCGGAAGCACTCGACGAAGCGATCGCCCTCACCGGCCAGGTGATCCGGGCGATGCGCGAGGTGCTGGCGGACCGGGTGCGGCCGGGACCCGATTCGCTGGGCAGCCGGATGCGCCAAGCGGGGGAACGCTGGAGCAAGATGACGGGGGTGCGTGTTCACATTGCGCTGTCGGACGAGGCGGAGGATCCGGCGCAGTTTTCTGAGGAGGCACTTGATGCCGCGGCGCATGTCGTCGGCGAGGGGATCGTCAACGCTTGGAAGCACGGGGACGCGACCCAGGTCTCCATCAGCTGCCACCCGCACGATGGCGGCATGCTGCTGACCCTCAGCGACGACGGGGGGCACCGGCCTCCCTCGGCCCCCGACCCCGATCCAAATGGGACGCGGATGGGCCTGCGCCTTCTCCGCGCCCGCATCCGTGAACTCGGCGGCCGCTTCGATGCGCGCCCTGGACAAGAGGGCGGCACGATCGTCGAGGCCTGGCTTCCGCTCAGCCTAGAGCCCTCCGGCACCCCCCAGTAA
- a CDS encoding ABC transporter substrate-binding protein, whose amino-acid sequence MDDTEGRSGHRGEWSRRQLLGTSLALGGGLAGLNALGAGRLALPTARAAAQPKQGGMLVAAQEVDPVSLDPHTNSNFSAVQGYEHIYESLTGYDEKTTIIPALAQKWEVQNGGKTYVFHLRPNVKFHNGQTMTSEDVKYSIDRVLDPKTASPWKSWFDSVQEVKIVDPLTIQIAMKDPYPGLLGSFAGMRASGIMPKGLAERENLKIKAIGTGPFKLVEFVPQDHITYARHTDYWDKPLPYLDGMTFKILTEENARLAALRAGQVQYAAVTAQGEAQLKGAPGITVLKSPNAWVSLHYINVSQKPLNDARVRRAMRMAVDTSEVIQKAVYGAGVPSGPVPTGYGDWYLDPKLLPFNKPDVEGAKKLLAEAGYPNGGFKIEIKCSPQYPEFVATTLVVQNSLKKLGIDVQVVQQEWGTFVSDHNTELKTGGKEGGELFASANTFRPDPDGYIYPYFDSAGTINDGGYRNAKLDPLMQQARSIFNHDQRRSLYVEIQRTLLDESPNWWWYAKFNIEALSTKLQGYAQSFTGRRIFLKKAWLG is encoded by the coding sequence ATGGACGACACAGAGGGTCGGAGCGGGCATCGGGGCGAGTGGAGCCGCCGTCAGCTTCTGGGGACCAGCCTGGCGTTGGGCGGGGGGCTGGCCGGGTTGAACGCCCTGGGGGCCGGCCGCCTGGCGCTCCCCACCGCGCGTGCGGCCGCGCAGCCGAAGCAGGGGGGGATGCTCGTCGCCGCCCAAGAGGTCGACCCGGTGAGCTTGGATCCGCACACCAACTCCAACTTCTCGGCGGTGCAGGGCTACGAGCACATCTACGAGAGCCTCACCGGGTACGACGAGAAGACCACGATCATCCCCGCGCTGGCCCAGAAGTGGGAGGTCCAAAACGGCGGGAAGACCTATGTCTTCCACCTCCGCCCCAACGTGAAGTTTCACAACGGCCAAACGATGACCTCGGAGGACGTAAAATACAGCATCGATCGCGTACTGGATCCAAAGACCGCCTCCCCGTGGAAGAGCTGGTTCGATTCGGTCCAAGAGGTGAAAATCGTCGACCCCCTCACCATCCAGATCGCGATGAAGGACCCCTATCCCGGCCTGCTGGGGTCGTTTGCCGGGATGCGCGCATCGGGGATCATGCCCAAGGGCCTCGCCGAACGGGAGAACCTCAAGATCAAGGCGATCGGCACGGGGCCGTTCAAGCTGGTCGAGTTCGTCCCGCAGGACCACATCACGTACGCGCGCCACACGGATTACTGGGACAAGCCGCTGCCGTACCTCGACGGCATGACGTTCAAGATTCTGACCGAGGAGAACGCGCGCCTTGCGGCGCTGCGCGCCGGCCAGGTGCAGTACGCGGCGGTCACCGCGCAGGGGGAAGCGCAGCTCAAAGGCGCCCCGGGGATCACGGTCCTCAAGAGCCCCAACGCCTGGGTGTCGCTCCACTACATCAACGTGTCGCAGAAACCCCTCAACGATGCCCGCGTCCGTCGGGCGATGCGGATGGCGGTGGACACGAGCGAGGTGATCCAAAAGGCCGTCTACGGCGCGGGGGTGCCCTCGGGCCCGGTGCCCACCGGGTACGGGGACTGGTACCTCGACCCGAAGCTCTTGCCCTTTAACAAACCGGATGTCGAGGGCGCCAAGAAACTCCTGGCCGAGGCCGGGTACCCCAACGGTGGGTTCAAAATCGAGATCAAATGCTCCCCCCAGTACCCCGAGTTTGTCGCCACCACGCTGGTCGTGCAGAACTCCCTCAAGAAGCTGGGGATCGACGTGCAGGTGGTGCAGCAAGAATGGGGGACGTTCGTCAGCGACCACAACACCGAGCTCAAGACCGGCGGGAAGGAGGGCGGAGAGCTCTTCGCCTCGGCCAACACCTTCCGCCCCGATCCGGACGGGTACATCTACCCGTACTTCGATTCGGCGGGGACGATCAACGATGGGGGGTACCGGAACGCGAAGCTGGATCCCCTGATGCAGCAGGCCCGGTCGATCTTCAATCACGATCAGCGCCGGAGCCTCTACGTCGAGATTCAGCGCACCCTGCTCGACGAGTCGCCCAACTGGTGGTGGTACGCGAAGTTCAACATTGAAGCGCTGTCCACCAAGCTGCAGGGGTACGCCCAATCGTTCACCGGGCGGCGCATCTTCCTGAAGAAGGCGTGGCTCGGCTAG
- a CDS encoding xanthine dehydrogenase family protein molybdopterin-binding subunit, whose translation MAVSRYVGARVKRIEDPKLIRGEGAFLDDLQIAGLLHAVFVRSPYGHARIRALDLHAARAYPGVVAALAAADVPEIQKPLPVIPVRGMRSADHLPLAVGEVRYAGEPVAVIVAEAADIARDAADLVKIDYDPLPAAVDLERAAAGGPFAHAGWDTNVAYTNTVEQGDLDAAFRNAPVTVRQRMVNQRVAPVSLEPRGTLAMYDGSQGQGLLTVWTSTQEAHSIRDGLSQVLGLEARRIRVITPDVGGGFGAKLNTYPEDVVVSHLAQRLHRPVKWVETRQENLLTTTHGRGQVIEVEVAAEKDGRIRGMRSRVIADLGAYLVYTTAIVPTLTPLMIQGPYDIPALRCELIALYTNTCPTGAYRGAGRPEATYYLERVMDLVADEAGVDPVEVRRRNFIRPSRFPFKAASGAEYDSGDYAKPLDEVVRLADYPALRAHQETARRGGKIVGIGLSSYVEICGFGPWELGTVRVNKDATATVVTGTSPHGQGDATGFAQIVADTLTIPIEDISVVFGDTLLVQYGGGTSGSRSMSLGGSAVYLAAQDVRTQILGVAANLLEASPADLSLADARVTVRGTPGRAISIAEVAVAAYDASHLPEGQAPGLEATSRFKSQGTTFPFGSHLCVVEIDRETGQVRIVRYVAVDDCGRVINPLLVDGQVHGGIVQGASQALLEAVSYDEHGTLLTRTLSEYGIPQAHLVPRMERGVSVTPTPRNPLGAKGIGEAATIGSTPAVVNAVVDALSHLGVRHLDMPLTPERIAAALRGPR comes from the coding sequence ATGGCCGTATCCCGCTACGTCGGCGCCCGGGTGAAGCGCATCGAGGACCCCAAGCTCATCCGCGGTGAGGGCGCCTTCCTCGACGATCTCCAGATCGCCGGCCTGCTGCACGCCGTCTTCGTGCGGAGCCCTTACGGGCATGCCCGGATTCGCGCGCTCGATCTCCACGCGGCCCGGGCGTACCCCGGGGTGGTCGCCGCGCTCGCCGCTGCGGACGTCCCGGAGATCCAGAAACCGCTCCCGGTGATCCCGGTCCGAGGAATGCGCAGCGCCGATCACCTCCCGCTCGCCGTCGGTGAAGTCCGGTACGCCGGCGAGCCGGTGGCCGTGATCGTCGCCGAGGCCGCCGACATCGCACGGGACGCCGCGGACCTGGTGAAGATCGACTACGATCCCCTTCCCGCCGCCGTGGATCTTGAACGGGCGGCCGCCGGGGGACCGTTTGCCCACGCCGGGTGGGACACCAACGTCGCCTACACGAACACGGTCGAGCAGGGCGACCTCGACGCCGCGTTCCGTAACGCGCCCGTGACCGTGCGCCAGCGCATGGTCAACCAGCGGGTGGCTCCCGTGTCGCTGGAGCCCCGAGGCACCCTGGCGATGTACGACGGCAGCCAAGGGCAGGGCCTCCTCACGGTCTGGACCTCGACGCAGGAAGCGCACTCGATCCGCGATGGGCTGAGCCAGGTCCTCGGTCTGGAGGCCCGGCGGATCCGGGTGATCACCCCGGACGTTGGGGGCGGCTTCGGCGCCAAGCTCAATACCTATCCGGAAGACGTCGTGGTCTCGCACCTCGCTCAGCGGCTGCACCGCCCGGTGAAATGGGTGGAGACCCGCCAGGAAAACCTCCTGACCACCACCCACGGCCGCGGCCAGGTCATCGAGGTCGAGGTGGCCGCGGAAAAGGACGGACGCATCCGCGGGATGCGGTCGCGCGTCATCGCCGATCTCGGCGCCTATTTGGTTTACACGACGGCGATCGTCCCGACCCTCACCCCTCTGATGATCCAGGGTCCGTACGACATCCCGGCGCTGCGCTGTGAACTCATCGCCCTCTACACCAACACCTGCCCCACCGGCGCCTACCGGGGCGCCGGCCGGCCGGAGGCCACCTACTATCTGGAGCGGGTGATGGACCTGGTGGCCGACGAAGCGGGCGTCGACCCGGTGGAGGTGCGCCGGCGGAATTTCATCCGGCCGTCCCGGTTCCCATTCAAAGCGGCCAGCGGGGCGGAGTACGACTCGGGCGACTATGCGAAGCCCCTCGATGAGGTCGTGCGGCTGGCGGACTACCCCGCGCTGCGCGCCCACCAAGAAACCGCACGACGCGGCGGAAAGATCGTCGGCATCGGCCTCTCCAGCTACGTGGAGATCTGCGGCTTCGGTCCGTGGGAGCTCGGCACGGTGCGGGTCAACAAGGATGCCACCGCGACGGTGGTCACCGGAACGTCCCCGCACGGGCAGGGAGACGCCACCGGGTTCGCGCAGATCGTCGCCGACACCCTGACGATCCCCATCGAGGACATCTCCGTCGTGTTCGGGGACACACTCCTGGTCCAGTACGGGGGCGGGACGAGCGGGAGCCGCAGCATGTCGCTGGGGGGATCCGCCGTCTACCTGGCGGCACAGGACGTCCGCACCCAGATCCTGGGGGTCGCCGCGAACCTCCTCGAGGCCTCGCCTGCGGACCTGTCCCTGGCCGACGCTCGGGTCACGGTGCGCGGAACGCCGGGGCGCGCGATCTCGATCGCGGAGGTGGCGGTGGCTGCCTACGACGCCAGTCATCTCCCGGAGGGGCAGGCACCGGGGCTTGAGGCGACGAGCCGGTTCAAATCCCAGGGCACGACGTTCCCGTTCGGCAGCCACCTCTGCGTCGTCGAGATCGACCGCGAGACCGGGCAGGTCCGGATCGTCCGGTACGTGGCGGTTGACGACTGCGGCCGGGTGATCAACCCGCTCCTCGTGGACGGTCAGGTCCACGGCGGGATCGTCCAGGGGGCCAGCCAGGCGTTGCTGGAGGCGGTGAGCTACGACGAACACGGAACCCTGCTCACCCGAACGCTCTCGGAGTACGGAATCCCGCAGGCCCATCTGGTTCCGCGGATGGAACGGGGGGTGTCGGTGACCCCCACGCCGAGGAACCCGCTGGGGGCGAAGGGCATCGGCGAAGCCGCCACGATCGGCTCCACCCCCGCGGTGGTGAACGCGGTCGTGGACGCGCTCAGCCATCTCGGGGTCCGCCACCTCGACATGCCGCTCACTCCCGAACGGATCGCCGCCGCACTTCGAGGACCGCGCTAG
- a CDS encoding ABC transporter permease: protein MRYLLRRLLWTTAALLGVSLLIFILIRLLPGTIVEIMAGTEGQLSAEQQRAMLHTFGLDKPLPIQYALWVWSMLHGNLGWSFRTSQPVAGLLISRLPITIELATLTVVCVTVFGLPLGIVASITRSARLKMLFQIVGLLGLSIPNFWIAVVLIIVASFAFHWLPALIFVPPWQDLGVNLQQMFLPVLSLALGLAAVVVRMTRSSMLEVLGQEYVKVARAKGLAGSVVLLRHALRNALIPIITVLGLQMGFLLGGTVITEQIFGLPGLGWTLLNGVYQRDYPVVQGAVMLFAATFVITNLLVDLTYLYLDPRIRYE from the coding sequence ATGCGGTATCTCCTCCGACGCCTGCTGTGGACGACCGCGGCGCTGCTGGGAGTCTCGCTGCTCATCTTCATCCTGATCCGGCTGCTCCCGGGCACGATCGTCGAGATCATGGCCGGAACCGAAGGACAGCTCAGCGCGGAGCAGCAGCGGGCCATGCTGCACACCTTCGGCCTGGACAAGCCGCTCCCGATCCAGTACGCGCTGTGGGTCTGGAGCATGCTCCACGGAAACCTCGGATGGTCGTTCCGCACCAGCCAGCCCGTCGCCGGCCTCCTGATTTCCCGGCTGCCGATTACGATCGAACTCGCGACGCTCACGGTGGTCTGCGTCACCGTCTTCGGCCTCCCGCTCGGAATCGTCGCCAGCATCACCCGCAGCGCGCGGCTGAAGATGTTGTTCCAGATCGTTGGGCTGCTCGGGCTGTCGATCCCAAATTTCTGGATCGCCGTCGTCCTGATCATCGTCGCGTCGTTTGCCTTTCACTGGCTGCCGGCTCTGATCTTTGTCCCGCCCTGGCAAGACCTTGGGGTCAACCTGCAGCAGATGTTTCTGCCGGTCCTCTCGCTGGCGCTCGGGCTCGCCGCGGTCGTCGTCCGGATGACCCGATCGTCGATGCTCGAGGTCCTCGGCCAGGAATACGTCAAGGTGGCGCGGGCGAAGGGACTGGCCGGCAGCGTCGTCCTCCTGCGGCACGCGCTCCGCAACGCGCTCATCCCCATCATCACCGTCCTCGGGCTGCAGATGGGGTTCTTGCTCGGGGGAACGGTGATCACCGAACAGATCTTCGGGCTCCCGGGGTTGGGGTGGACGCTCCTCAACGGCGTGTACCAGCGCGACTACCCCGTGGTACAGGGGGCGGTGATGCTGTTCGCCGCCACCTTCGTCATCACCAATCTTTTGGTCGATCTCACTTACTTGTACCTCGACCCGCGGATTCGCTATGAGTGA